TCGATTTGGTTTAATTTTTGTTTTTCTTTTCATAATCCCTTACCGATGATAGTCAATAATTTCTACATTTTCTGCGTCAGACCCTGTCCAAGTAAAACAAACACGATACTGCTTGTTGATTCTTAAGCTATAGCGCCCGCGACGGTCTCCAAGTAACTTTTCAAGATGCCACCCGGGTGAGATCATCAAATCC
The bacterium DNA segment above includes these coding regions:
- a CDS encoding type II toxin-antitoxin system RelE/ParE family toxin, whose amino-acid sequence is MTIKTFRNEASRDVATALNSKRARQILPVHLHPKALLLLSVLHAARRLEDLMISPGWHLEKLLGDRRGRYSLRINKQYRVCFTWTGSDAENVEIIDYHR